GATGGAGCTGTTATCTTGGCTGTTTCTCTTGAAAAGGAAGACCTCAGAGCGCTCTCCTATACGATGGGAATATCCCTAAGAGAGTTGCAGGACGAGTACCAGACCAAAGGAAATTTCTCGGAGCTCAGGGGCTTTGTGTACTCTGATAGCACCCGTGAGGACCAAGGAATCTATGATGGGGATATGGACCTGCAAAGCATCAGGATCTTCTTCCTTGAAACAGTCTGTGACACTTTCGATATACTCTCTGAACCAGTGCAGATTACAACGTAAATACAAAGCTTCCTGTCACATTCAGCTTGGTGTTGATCTTGGAGGAATCCTTTCGGTAGGGAAACAGAATACCGGTGCTTCCTTCCTGAAGTTCCTTGGGAAGATGCAACAATGAGTACTCTTCAGTTGCCACCAGGGTTGTATATCCCTCTCTGGCTTCAAGGCTATAACGGGCATGGATCAGTATTCCTTCCAGCTCGATTGTTACGATATCACCCAAGGAATATCCCGCGTCCTGAAGCATCCCTCGATTAACAGAGAGCTTAAACAGTTGCTCAGCTGGGGACTCAGTAATGGACAGTGGCACTGCATCAGGCTTTCTTGCCGTGGCACAGGAGGTGAACAACAACAAGGCGGTTGCAAGTATCGCGTATACGGTAATTCTTTTCATAATCAGTTCTCCTCGAGTAGGGTAAATGTGCTCTTATGATAATCCACTAATCCTTCACTGCGCATCTTTGAGAGTTCACTGGACATCGCACTTCTCTCCACACAGAGATAGTCTGCAAGATGTTGCCGGTCAAAAGGAATGGTGAATGTCTTCTTGTTTCCCTGCCGCTTCGATTCAGCAGAGAGGTAGGAGAGTAGTTTCTCCCGCGTATTACGCTTTGTGATGTGATTAATTTTTTTCATCAATTCCAGGTTTTTGTGACTGAGTAATCTCACTAGGTTTTCGATCAACATATGATGATACACACAGTTCATACTGCAGGTGGTTACAATTTTATTGATGTTCAGGAATAGGATGGTGGTGGGCTGGGATGTGATGGCAGCAACTTCACTGGGGGACTGGGTAAAGGCAACAGTCTCTGCAAAGGTATCACCCACCCCAATATTGGTCACAACTGTTCTGTTCCCCCAGAAATCGTGACGGACGATATTCACTGATCCCTGGAGTACGATTCCCATTTCATCGGTGAAATCCCCTTCATCAATGATGGTGTAGTCCTTGGGGAAATTGCTGGTCCTACTCTTCAGGCAACCGAGCAATTGGGGCAGCTCCTGTGCTCCTATCTGCTTGAAAAGATGAGAATGGTGTACTATCTCGTAGATATTCATAAACCACCTTATATTTTGTTGTAAATCCAACATATCTATAGATGAGCACATGGTATCATAACCCATATAACAAGACAATGGAGTCAATATGATCAGACAGATGATAACTATAGATGAAGAGCTGTGTAATGGGTGTGGGTTATGCGTGAGTGCATGCCAAGAGGGCGCAATTGGTCTGGTAAACGGTAAAGCGGTCCTGCTTAGGGAAGATTACTGTGACGGGTTGGGCAATTGCCTGCCTGTCTGCCCAACTGGAGCAATCACCTTTGAAGAGCGAGAGGCTCCTGCATTTGACCATGAGGCGGTAGAAAAGTTCATGGAAGCGGATAAGCCGGTATTCAGTTGCCCTGGAAGCCAGCTCAAGGTGATGAAAAGGGAAGAAAAGAGAGAACCTGTCTCACAGAATACGAATGCTGTACCCCTACAGAGCCAGCTCCGTCAATGGCCGGTACAGATCAAGCTGGCTGCCCCGAATGCTACGTTCTTCAACAATGCTGACCTGCTTATTGCAGCCGATTGTGCAGCCTACGCCTATGGTGATTTCCACAACACGTTCATCAAGAACAGGGTCACACTTATTGGCTGCCCCAAGCTCGATGCAGGGGACTATGCAGAGAAACTTACCGAGATCTTCCAGCATCATGAGATCAGGAGCGTTACTGTTGCGAGAATGGAAGTTCCCTGCTGTGGGGGGCTTGATGGAGCAGTGAAACGTGCTATTGCAGCCAGCGGGAAGATTATCCCCCTTGCCGTGGTAACGCTCTCCACGGAAGGGGAAATTCTCCGCTAGAAGATCCAGGAAGCTCCGAGGGTCAAGGAAGCTCTCGAGGTTGGTCCATCCCAGCTGAAGAGGTCCTCGGTTTCCCCAAAGGGAGCACTGAGGAAGCCTAGGAGACTGAAGCCTTCAAGTACCGACCAATTAGCGCCGAGTGTTGTATTGAAGGAAAGGTCCAACGGGCTGATGATTGTCCTCAGGGACCAAGAGAGGCTGGAAGAAGGGGTATATACCACCTCAGGGTAGAGCAAGAGTGGACAGTCTGCATCACTTTGGCTCTCTAGTTTCCAATTCCCTGCAGGACGAGTCAGGAACTCCAGTCGGAGGGATAGGTTCTTATCATCCTCCAGATACTGGATGTGGAACAATCCACCGGTAATTACCCAGGAATCCAGTGTTTTTCCGCCGATATCTCCACTCTGTGGAATGGCAAGGGAAGAGGAGAGGTACCAATCCGGTCCTATATTACCCTGTAAACTTATATAGGGTTTATGCAGGCGCTCACTCTCATAACTGGTGAGATAGCCTGCCTCCACCTTGGTCTCCTGAACGGTAGTGTAGAGGCGAGCCCCTCCTCCCATATGTTCAATCTGCATATCCGGAGAGGGAAGTACTACAGCTTCAGCAAAACTGAAGAACCCCAGAGGAT
The sequence above is drawn from the uncultured Sphaerochaeta sp. genome and encodes:
- a CDS encoding Crp/Fnr family transcriptional regulator; its protein translation is MNIYEIVHHSHLFKQIGAQELPQLLGCLKSRTSNFPKDYTIIDEGDFTDEMGIVLQGSVNIVRHDFWGNRTVVTNIGVGDTFAETVAFTQSPSEVAAITSQPTTILFLNINKIVTTCSMNCVYHHMLIENLVRLLSHKNLELMKKINHITKRNTREKLLSYLSAESKRQGNKKTFTIPFDRQHLADYLCVERSAMSSELSKMRSEGLVDYHKSTFTLLEEN
- a CDS encoding 4Fe-4S binding protein yields the protein MITIDEELCNGCGLCVSACQEGAIGLVNGKAVLLREDYCDGLGNCLPVCPTGAITFEEREAPAFDHEAVEKFMEADKPVFSCPGSQLKVMKREEKREPVSQNTNAVPLQSQLRQWPVQIKLAAPNATFFNNADLLIAADCAAYAYGDFHNTFIKNRVTLIGCPKLDAGDYAEKLTEIFQHHEIRSVTVARMEVPCCGGLDGAVKRAIAASGKIIPLAVVTLSTEGEILR